The Candidatus Hydrogenedentota bacterium genome includes a region encoding these proteins:
- a CDS encoding CoB--CoM heterodisulfide reductase iron-sulfur subunit A family protein, protein MARIGVFVCWCGENIARTVDVERATREISEIPGVRRAVNYKYMCSDPGQGMIRDMIRDEKLDGLVVASCSPHMHMKTFRAAAKAAGLNPYLVEMANIREHCSWVHHDREEATAKAVDLIRMSVGKVLRNRALEPIKVPLTRRVLVIGAGVAGIQASLDIADAGFEVVLVEREPSVGGKMAGLSETFPTLDCSQCILTPRMVEVGQHPNIKLYSYSEVESVDGYVGNFKVNIRKKARYVDMDKCTGCGDCWNRCPSRKSLSSFDYNLSTRKAIYIPFPQAVPARPVIDRDACFHFLRDACGTCKRKCAAGAINFEDQDQIVTEDVGAIIVATGYQLYTISKDQPNEKLAGYGEYGYGKYKDVIDALQFERLISASGPTGGELKRPSDGETPKNVVFIQCVGSRDCAKGLSYCSKICCMYTAKHTMLFKHKVHEGQAHVFYMDIRAGGKNYDEFVRRAIEQDGANYYRGRVSKITEENGKLIVRGADTLAGTPVTIEADMVVLAAAMRPADGILDLAQKLKIGYDEFGFLSESHPKLRPVETNTAGVYVAGACQAPKDIPESVAQASAAAAKVLVMFGKGELTREPEIAQVNEITCAACYACVRTCPYQAIEKAEIRDRKGNLVKYTARVNPGLCMGCGTCVAVCPSKSVDLDGFSEQQIYEMVKNLI, encoded by the coding sequence ATGGCACGAATAGGCGTTTTTGTTTGCTGGTGCGGCGAGAATATCGCGCGGACGGTTGACGTCGAGCGCGCCACGCGGGAGATTTCCGAAATCCCCGGCGTGCGCCGCGCGGTCAACTACAAGTACATGTGTTCGGATCCGGGACAGGGCATGATCCGCGACATGATCCGCGACGAAAAACTCGACGGACTTGTGGTGGCTTCCTGTTCGCCGCATATGCACATGAAGACCTTCCGCGCTGCCGCGAAGGCTGCCGGACTGAACCCGTATCTGGTCGAGATGGCCAACATTCGCGAGCACTGTTCATGGGTGCATCACGACCGGGAAGAAGCGACGGCGAAAGCCGTGGACCTGATCCGCATGTCCGTTGGGAAGGTGCTTCGCAACCGCGCGCTCGAACCGATCAAGGTGCCCTTGACCCGGCGCGTGCTGGTAATCGGCGCGGGCGTGGCCGGTATTCAGGCCTCGCTCGACATCGCGGACGCGGGCTTCGAGGTTGTGCTCGTCGAGCGCGAGCCTTCCGTCGGTGGCAAGATGGCCGGACTGTCCGAAACGTTTCCCACGCTCGATTGCTCGCAGTGCATCCTGACGCCGCGCATGGTCGAAGTCGGCCAGCATCCGAACATCAAACTGTACAGCTATTCCGAAGTCGAGTCGGTTGACGGGTATGTCGGCAACTTCAAGGTCAATATCCGCAAGAAGGCACGCTATGTAGACATGGACAAATGCACCGGTTGCGGCGACTGCTGGAACAGGTGTCCTTCCCGCAAATCGTTGAGCAGTTTCGACTATAACCTCTCGACGCGCAAGGCCATCTACATCCCGTTCCCGCAAGCGGTGCCGGCACGTCCGGTTATTGACCGCGACGCGTGTTTCCATTTCCTGCGCGACGCCTGCGGGACGTGCAAGCGGAAATGCGCCGCCGGAGCGATCAATTTTGAGGATCAGGATCAGATTGTCACGGAGGATGTCGGCGCGATCATTGTGGCAACGGGCTATCAACTCTATACGATTTCAAAAGATCAGCCAAACGAGAAACTCGCCGGCTATGGCGAGTACGGCTACGGTAAGTACAAGGATGTGATCGACGCGCTTCAGTTCGAGCGCCTCATTTCAGCATCCGGGCCGACCGGCGGCGAACTCAAGCGGCCTTCCGACGGCGAAACGCCGAAGAATGTCGTCTTCATTCAGTGTGTCGGTTCGCGCGATTGCGCGAAGGGCCTCTCGTATTGCTCGAAGATCTGCTGCATGTACACCGCGAAGCATACGATGCTCTTCAAGCACAAAGTCCACGAAGGCCAGGCGCACGTCTTTTACATGGACATCCGGGCGGGTGGAAAAAATTATGACGAATTCGTCCGGCGCGCCATCGAGCAGGACGGCGCGAACTATTATCGCGGGCGCGTCTCGAAGATTACGGAAGAAAACGGCAAACTGATCGTGCGCGGGGCGGACACGCTCGCGGGCACGCCGGTGACGATCGAGGCGGATATGGTCGTGCTCGCGGCGGCGATGCGCCCGGCCGACGGCATCCTCGATTTGGCCCAGAAACTCAAGATCGGATACGACGAGTTTGGATTCCTGTCCGAGTCACACCCCAAATTGCGCCCCGTTGAAACGAACACGGCGGGCGTGTATGTCGCGGGGGCGTGTCAGGCGCCGAAAGACATACCCGAATCGGTCGCACAAGCGTCCGCGGCGGCGGCCAAAGTGCTTGTGATGTTCGGCAAGGGCGAATTGACGCGTGAACCCGAAATCGCCCAAGTCAACGAAATTACATGCGCGGCCTGTTATGCCTGTGTCAGAACCTGTCCCTATCAGGCTATCGAGAAGGCCGAGATTCGTGATCGCAAGGGCAACCTGGTGAAGTATACCGCGCGCGTCAATCCCGGCCTTTGCATGGGATGCGGCACGTGTGTGGCGGTGTGTCCGTCCAAGAGCGTGGATTTGGACGGTTTCAGCGAACAGCAAATCTATGAAATGGTGAAGAACCTGATATGA
- a CDS encoding glycosyl hydrolase family 28-related protein, with protein sequence MLPASQCYLDFRMIGSQRIHSVVGFVSATILLLGSLVAGADRIKPCVQNASACGAKGNGIEDDTAALQQALDTTSAAGGGIVSLPAGKYLIKGHLTIPENVTLEGIWRAPVNGNPFDSGSV encoded by the coding sequence ATGTTACCGGCTTCACAATGTTATCTTGATTTTCGCATGATCGGTTCGCAACGAATTCACAGTGTCGTCGGATTTGTCTCCGCGACAATTCTCCTTCTGGGCAGTCTGGTGGCGGGTGCGGACAGAATCAAGCCCTGTGTACAGAACGCTTCGGCATGCGGGGCCAAGGGGAACGGCATCGAAGACGACACCGCCGCGTTACAGCAAGCGCTCGATACCACGTCCGCGGCGGGCGGAGGCATCGTCTCGCTGCCTGCGGGGAAGTATCTTATCAAGGGCCATCTGACGATTCCGGAGAACGTGACGTTGGAAGGGATCTGGCGCGCGCCGGTGAACGGCAACCCGTTCGACTCGGGTTCGGTGTAG
- a CDS encoding nucleotidyltransferase domain-containing protein encodes MDTVTPEVVDKIADAIRRAVSPVRIILFGSYTRGEAGPDSDLDFLVIEDEPFGPGRSRYREMDRLRRATDVATVPMDILVFSSDEVEKWKDTVNHVVREALHEGKILYERS; translated from the coding sequence ATGGATACAGTCACACCTGAGGTCGTGGACAAGATCGCCGATGCGATCCGCCGCGCGGTCTCGCCTGTACGCATCATTTTGTTCGGCTCCTACACGCGCGGAGAGGCAGGGCCCGACTCGGACCTCGACTTCCTCGTCATCGAGGACGAGCCGTTCGGCCCCGGGCGTTCGCGCTATCGGGAAATGGACCGTTTGCGGCGCGCCACCGACGTTGCCACCGTTCCCATGGATATCCTCGTGTTCAGTTCCGACGAAGTCGAGAAATGGAAAGACACGGTGAATCATGTCGTCCGGGAAGCGCTTCACGAGGGAAAAATCCTCTATGAACGATCCTGA
- a CDS encoding 4Fe-4S dicluster domain-containing protein: MTETASQRVPGFEGTKVENCYQCGKCTAGCPVADKMDVVPNQILRLVQANLLDKARNCLAIWTCLACQTCTARCPQDVDCAGVIDAVRHQAVARGIVPEKQQRIFLFQRAFLDNIRKNGRVSEVELIAQFKRQAFFKDFNVPLAMKDALLAPKLMQRGKFHLVGEKVRDRGVVQRIFDRCEAAAKAHAAGGTA; the protein is encoded by the coding sequence ATGACGGAGACGGCGTCTCAGCGTGTACCTGGGTTTGAAGGAACCAAGGTCGAGAATTGTTATCAGTGCGGGAAATGTACGGCAGGATGTCCGGTTGCCGACAAAATGGATGTCGTGCCGAACCAGATCCTGCGGCTTGTCCAGGCGAATCTGCTGGACAAAGCCCGGAACTGCCTCGCCATCTGGACCTGCCTTGCCTGCCAAACCTGCACGGCGAGGTGTCCGCAGGACGTGGATTGCGCAGGCGTGATTGACGCGGTGCGGCACCAGGCGGTGGCCAGGGGGATTGTCCCGGAGAAACAGCAGCGCATCTTCCTGTTCCAACGGGCGTTCCTCGACAATATCCGCAAGAATGGCCGCGTGAGCGAGGTCGAATTGATTGCGCAGTTCAAGCGGCAGGCGTTTTTCAAGGATTTCAACGTGCCGTTGGCGATGAAAGACGCGCTATTGGCGCCGAAACTCATGCAGCGGGGCAAGTTCCATTTGGTGGGCGAGAAGGTGCGCGACAGGGGCGTCGTCCAGCGTATTTTCGATCGGTGCGAAGCGGCCGCGAAGGCACATGCCGCTGGAGGAACGGCTTGA
- a CDS encoding HEPN domain-containing protein has protein sequence MNDPDRAAAMFIMAKKDYDAPKLMVKKPGFADEVFGFHAQEAVEKALKTWLISIQHQYPKIHDLRTLARLLRESGEELPEHFEGLLELSTFGTVFRYQSYEPFDDYLDRAGVVKKIGDFMSLVRDRCGLPE, from the coding sequence ATGAACGATCCTGATCGCGCAGCCGCGATGTTCATCATGGCAAAGAAGGATTACGACGCGCCGAAGCTCATGGTGAAGAAGCCGGGCTTTGCTGATGAGGTATTCGGTTTCCACGCACAAGAAGCGGTCGAAAAGGCGCTCAAGACTTGGCTGATCTCGATTCAGCATCAGTACCCGAAGATTCATGATCTTCGCACACTTGCCCGTTTGTTGCGAGAATCGGGAGAGGAACTTCCTGAACATTTTGAAGGACTGCTCGAATTGTCCACATTCGGCACCGTGTTTCGTTACCAATCATACGAACCCTTTGACGACTACCTGGATCGCGCCGGCGTCGTGAAGAAGATTGGAGATTTCATGTCCCTTGTTCGGGACCGTTGCGGACTGCCCGAATAA
- a CDS encoding nucleotidyltransferase domain-containing protein, which produces MVTITEDIIHEITTRIVEQADPDKVVLFGSCAVGKIGRDSDVDLLIVEDRPFGREHSRYKEIGRLMHALRDVPVPVDLLVFSRDEVEKWRDTTNHIVRIALREGRTLYERA; this is translated from the coding sequence ATGGTAACGATCACTGAGGACATCATCCACGAGATCACGACACGGATTGTCGAACAAGCCGATCCCGACAAAGTCGTTCTCTTCGGATCCTGTGCGGTGGGCAAGATTGGCAGGGATTCCGATGTGGACCTGCTTATCGTTGAGGATCGCCCCTTCGGGCGCGAGCATTCCCGATACAAAGAGATTGGACGCCTGATGCACGCCTTGCGTGACGTGCCGGTTCCCGTCGACCTTCTTGTATTCAGTCGAGACGAGGTAGAGAAGTGGCGCGATACCACGAATCACATCGTGCGCATCGCCCTGAGAGAAGGCAGGACGCTATATGAACGAGCGTGA
- a CDS encoding type II toxin-antitoxin system HicA family toxin, with the protein MAKTPILKPREVESLIESLGFVQVRPRGSHCQYRHPDERGTTIPFQGNRDISPILLHEITKDIGLTLEEFVSRRR; encoded by the coding sequence ATGGCAAAGACTCCCATCTTGAAGCCGCGCGAAGTGGAAAGCCTCATCGAGTCGCTCGGATTCGTTCAGGTTCGCCCGCGTGGATCGCATTGTCAATACCGTCATCCGGACGAACGCGGCACTACCATTCCATTTCAGGGAAACCGCGACATTTCGCCGATCTTGCTTCATGAGATTACAAAAGACATTGGACTTACCCTGGAGGAGTTCGTGTCGCGAAGGCGCTGA
- a CDS encoding 4Fe-4S dicluster domain-containing protein, with protein sequence MSQTITLDALKRLVNEWIAQGKRAVGPVRVKDDLVHYAPLTDVEALLFGGFVHPANSIKEFFFPRTEPIFTYRFKGQAIELDDCKSDPVEQVIIGARPCDAASVAILDHVFNWDYKDEFYNVRRATTTIVAVGCMDFDDECFCTSVGLGPIAEKGADALLIPMDGGFEVRCLTPKGEAIFAGKTQTSDKLAPVPAGPAVKFDIAEIRARLEGNYEDPAWREIVLRCLGCGACAYVCPTCHCFDIVDEGTALGGVRVKNWDSCQFGMFTMHASGHNPRATQGQRQRQRIQHKFRIYPEKFNEVLCTGCGNCTRNCPVGLGVLNTIEQLRAFVPVEG encoded by the coding sequence GTGAGCCAGACGATTACACTCGACGCCCTGAAACGGCTTGTGAACGAATGGATTGCGCAGGGCAAGCGAGCCGTCGGCCCGGTCCGCGTAAAGGACGATCTCGTTCACTATGCGCCGCTGACGGATGTCGAGGCGCTTTTGTTCGGCGGTTTCGTGCATCCCGCTAATTCAATCAAGGAATTTTTCTTTCCGCGCACGGAGCCAATCTTTACCTACCGGTTCAAAGGTCAAGCCATCGAACTGGATGACTGCAAATCCGACCCCGTCGAACAGGTGATTATCGGGGCACGGCCGTGCGATGCCGCATCGGTCGCGATTCTCGACCACGTGTTCAACTGGGACTACAAAGACGAGTTCTACAACGTGCGCCGCGCGACGACGACGATTGTCGCGGTGGGCTGCATGGATTTCGACGACGAGTGTTTTTGCACGTCCGTGGGATTGGGACCCATTGCGGAGAAAGGCGCGGATGCGCTGTTAATTCCGATGGACGGCGGCTTCGAGGTGCGGTGTCTAACACCGAAGGGCGAAGCGATCTTCGCGGGCAAGACGCAGACTTCCGACAAGTTGGCGCCCGTACCGGCGGGTCCGGCGGTCAAATTCGACATTGCCGAAATTCGCGCACGGCTGGAGGGCAACTACGAAGACCCGGCGTGGCGTGAGATTGTGTTGCGCTGCCTCGGCTGCGGCGCCTGCGCGTACGTGTGCCCGACCTGCCATTGTTTCGACATCGTGGACGAAGGCACGGCATTGGGCGGGGTGCGCGTCAAGAACTGGGACAGTTGCCAGTTCGGCATGTTTACGATGCATGCGTCGGGCCACAATCCGCGCGCGACGCAGGGCCAACGCCAGCGCCAGCGCATCCAGCACAAGTTTCGCATCTATCCCGAAAAATTCAATGAAGTCTTATGCACCGGTTGCGGCAACTGCACGCGGAACTGCCCGGTCGGGCTGGGCGTGCTCAACACGATCGAGCAACTGCGCGCGTTCGTGCCGGTGGAAGGGTAG
- a CDS encoding CoB--CoM heterodisulfide reductase iron-sulfur subunit B family protein, with the protein MAQVGYYPGCALHGSSNDYEKSIRACLNVLDVQLKELDDWICCGATAAHSLNHTLAVALPARNLGIAERDGFDEVFAPCPMCSMELLKARKCLGDDAALRKEISDIVEVKVDGRAEVINLIQLLMRAGVERIAEAVKNPLKDLSVACYYGCLLTRPPKVVQFDDCERPRSMETIVEALGARTVEWNYATECCGAGMTMAAEATVLDLSNKILRNAADHGANCIAVACPMCHVNLDMKQPDIERAFGVEHGMMIYYLSDLVGLALGLDKSAIGIDRHFVVLEPKPVPQPVVAED; encoded by the coding sequence ATGGCGCAAGTTGGTTACTATCCCGGTTGTGCATTGCACGGCTCGTCGAACGACTACGAGAAATCGATCCGCGCGTGTCTGAACGTGCTGGACGTGCAACTCAAGGAATTGGACGACTGGATCTGTTGCGGGGCAACGGCGGCGCATTCGCTGAACCATACCTTGGCGGTGGCATTGCCCGCGCGAAACCTTGGCATCGCCGAGCGCGACGGGTTCGACGAAGTGTTCGCGCCGTGTCCGATGTGCTCGATGGAGTTGCTGAAGGCGCGGAAATGTCTCGGTGACGACGCGGCGTTGCGGAAAGAAATTTCGGATATCGTTGAAGTCAAGGTGGACGGCCGCGCTGAGGTCATCAATCTCATCCAGTTGTTGATGAGGGCCGGCGTGGAACGCATTGCGGAAGCGGTGAAGAACCCGCTCAAAGACCTGAGCGTGGCCTGTTATTACGGTTGCCTGTTGACGCGTCCGCCGAAGGTCGTGCAATTCGACGACTGCGAGCGTCCACGTTCGATGGAAACGATTGTCGAGGCGCTGGGCGCGAGGACGGTTGAATGGAATTATGCGACAGAATGCTGCGGCGCGGGCATGACGATGGCGGCGGAGGCAACCGTGCTCGATTTGTCGAACAAGATCCTGCGCAACGCCGCCGATCACGGCGCGAACTGCATCGCCGTGGCATGTCCGATGTGCCATGTGAACCTCGACATGAAACAGCCGGACATCGAGCGCGCGTTTGGCGTCGAGCACGGCATGATGATTTATTACCTTTCCGATTTGGTGGGCTTGGCGCTGGGGCTCGACAAGAGCGCGATCGGCATTGACCGCCATTTCGTTGTGTTGGAACCCAAACCGGTTCCGCAGCCAGTTGTGGCGGAAGACTGA
- a CDS encoding hydrogenase iron-sulfur subunit: protein MSDTNAFEPKIVAYVCNWCTYLGADQAGTNRLEYPSNVRIVRLPCTGRIDFNLIVKALEMGADAVLVSGCHPGDCHYTAGNYHARRRWILFRSLLETMGIDLERIHFAWISAAEAKKFQQTITEITEKTRQMGPYQGYRRVCEAGV from the coding sequence ATGAGCGACACAAACGCATTTGAACCGAAAATCGTCGCCTACGTCTGCAACTGGTGCACGTATCTGGGCGCGGATCAGGCGGGCACGAACCGTCTCGAATATCCGAGCAACGTGCGGATCGTGCGCCTGCCATGCACGGGGCGGATTGACTTCAACCTGATCGTCAAGGCGCTCGAAATGGGCGCGGACGCCGTCCTTGTTTCAGGCTGCCATCCGGGCGACTGCCACTACACGGCGGGCAATTATCACGCGCGGCGGCGCTGGATCTTGTTCCGATCGCTGCTTGAAACGATGGGCATTGACCTCGAACGCATCCACTTTGCGTGGATTTCCGCCGCCGAGGCGAAGAAATTCCAGCAGACCATCACGGAGATTACCGAGAAGACGCGCCAGATGGGGCCTTATCAGGGCTACCGCCGCGTTTGCGAGGCCGGCGTATGA
- a CDS encoding 4Fe-4S dicluster domain-containing protein, with protein sequence MIEQLRETCKRLLEEGTVNVVIGYGQDAPKGPVHPVFVTRPDQVNRLVWNDRCFNNLATYLTRRDIKALGKPAIVVKGCDERAVVVLEQESQFKREDIYVIGMACDGVGSPRLAKCAACSVHVPRFADETIGVSNVQADGEGLFAELDAFLQKPLAERLEYWMNELSRCVKCYACREVCPMCYCNRCIVDKNRPTVLDTSATLKGNFAWQITRAFHQAGRCVSCGECARVCPAGIDLSLLNLSLVRAAEEHFAYRAGMDKDTPPVIGSYALEDKENFIL encoded by the coding sequence ATGATTGAACAACTGCGCGAGACGTGCAAACGCCTGCTTGAAGAAGGCACGGTTAACGTCGTCATCGGCTACGGACAGGACGCCCCGAAGGGACCGGTCCATCCGGTATTCGTGACACGTCCGGACCAGGTGAATCGGCTGGTCTGGAACGACCGGTGTTTCAACAATCTGGCCACGTACCTGACGCGGCGGGACATCAAGGCGCTCGGAAAACCCGCCATTGTCGTCAAGGGCTGCGATGAACGCGCCGTCGTCGTGCTCGAACAGGAATCGCAGTTCAAGCGTGAAGACATTTACGTCATCGGCATGGCGTGCGACGGCGTCGGCTCGCCACGCCTGGCGAAATGCGCCGCGTGCAGTGTCCATGTGCCCCGGTTTGCCGACGAGACGATTGGCGTGTCGAACGTTCAGGCCGATGGCGAGGGGCTGTTCGCCGAACTGGACGCTTTCCTTCAGAAACCACTTGCGGAACGGCTTGAATATTGGATGAACGAGCTGTCGCGGTGTGTCAAGTGTTACGCATGCCGCGAAGTCTGCCCCATGTGTTACTGCAATCGGTGCATCGTTGACAAGAACCGCCCGACGGTGCTCGACACGTCCGCGACGTTGAAAGGCAATTTTGCGTGGCAGATTACGCGGGCGTTCCATCAGGCCGGGCGGTGTGTGAGTTGCGGGGAATGCGCGCGGGTGTGCCCGGCGGGCATTGATCTATCGCTGTTGAACCTGTCGCTGGTTCGTGCCGCCGAAGAACATTTCGCCTACCGCGCCGGTATGGACAAGGACACGCCGCCGGTTATCGGTTCGTACGCCCTGGAAGACAAGGAGAACTTTATTCTGTGA
- the leuS gene encoding leucine--tRNA ligase — MSSGAYDHRAIETKWQRYWLENKTFKSEVDRSKPKYYVLDMFPYPSGDGLHVGHPEGYTATDIVARFKRMRGFNVLHPMGWDAFGLPAERHAVRTGEHPAIITNKNCETFKRQIQALGLSYDWDREINTTDPAYYKWTQWIFEVLFERGLAYQTEAAVNWCPALGTVLANEEVKDGKYVETGDPVEKRMMKQWMLRITAYAERLLEDLEDLDWPEGIKAMQREWIGRSEGADVVFGIDGSDKTFTVFTTRPDTLFGATYCVFAPEHPLVMEVTTPEQRAAVQAYVEAASKRSAQDRMKDEREKTGVFTGGYAIDPVNDARIPIWIADYVLAEYGYGAIMAVPAHDTRDYEFAKKFNLPIIEVISGGDIEKEAFTGDGVLVNSPLINGLRVPDAKKKITAWLEERGLGKGTINYRLRDWLFSRQRYWGEPFPLVTLEDGTVRAIPMKDLPLVLPELTDYKPTPDGQPPLARATEWVNTTDPVTGKPAVRETNTMPQWAGSCWYFLRFCDPQNDNEAWSKEAESYWMPVDLYVGGAEHAVLHLLYSRFWHKVLYDAGYVSTREPFIKLFNQGMILAYSYQDDNGKYYYPHQIEKRDDGYFVKETGVPVKAQVEKMSKSRYNVVNPDTVVQEYGADAMRLYEMFMGPLDREKPWTDEGIQGVFRFLKRVWSLFVTEDGSLHPRIVEQGGDPAMIRVLHHTIKEVTQNIESLLFNTAIARMMEFVNAALKAPSIDRAVMETFVLVLSPFAPHMAEELWERFGHANTLAYEPWPVHDEALLVEDTIEVPIQVNGKLRAVITVPKDADKDAILAAAKADPKVAQHLAGKTIVKEVFVPGKLAGFVVK; from the coding sequence ATGTCCAGCGGAGCGTATGATCATCGCGCCATCGAAACGAAATGGCAGCGGTATTGGTTGGAGAACAAGACTTTCAAATCGGAAGTTGACCGGTCAAAACCGAAGTACTACGTTCTGGACATGTTTCCGTATCCGAGCGGAGACGGACTGCACGTCGGTCATCCGGAAGGGTATACGGCGACGGACATCGTCGCGCGATTCAAGCGCATGCGGGGATTCAATGTGCTGCATCCGATGGGCTGGGATGCCTTTGGCCTGCCGGCGGAACGCCACGCCGTGCGCACCGGCGAGCATCCCGCCATCATCACGAACAAGAATTGCGAGACATTCAAACGTCAGATTCAGGCGCTCGGCCTTTCCTACGACTGGGACCGCGAAATCAACACAACGGACCCGGCGTACTACAAGTGGACGCAGTGGATTTTCGAGGTGCTTTTCGAGCGCGGACTCGCCTACCAAACGGAAGCCGCCGTAAATTGGTGCCCGGCCCTCGGTACGGTGCTCGCCAATGAAGAGGTCAAGGACGGCAAGTACGTCGAGACAGGCGATCCGGTCGAAAAGCGGATGATGAAGCAGTGGATGCTCCGGATCACCGCGTACGCGGAGCGCCTGCTCGAAGACCTCGAAGACCTCGATTGGCCGGAAGGCATCAAGGCCATGCAGCGCGAATGGATTGGCCGCAGCGAGGGCGCGGATGTCGTCTTTGGCATTGACGGGTCGGATAAGACGTTTACCGTCTTCACGACGCGCCCCGATACGCTGTTCGGCGCAACATATTGCGTGTTCGCGCCGGAGCATCCGCTCGTCATGGAAGTGACGACGCCGGAACAGCGCGCCGCGGTGCAGGCGTATGTCGAGGCGGCGTCGAAACGCAGCGCGCAGGACCGTATGAAGGACGAACGCGAGAAGACGGGCGTGTTCACGGGCGGCTACGCGATCGACCCGGTCAACGATGCACGCATCCCCATCTGGATCGCGGACTACGTCCTCGCCGAATACGGCTACGGGGCAATCATGGCCGTGCCGGCGCACGACACACGCGACTATGAGTTCGCGAAGAAATTCAATCTGCCGATCATCGAAGTCATTTCGGGCGGCGATATCGAAAAGGAAGCCTTTACGGGCGATGGCGTGCTCGTCAATTCGCCGCTCATCAACGGGCTGCGCGTGCCCGATGCGAAAAAGAAGATCACGGCGTGGCTCGAAGAACGCGGACTCGGCAAAGGCACGATCAACTACCGGCTTCGCGACTGGCTCTTCTCGCGGCAACGTTATTGGGGCGAGCCGTTTCCGCTTGTGACGCTCGAAGACGGAACGGTGCGCGCGATTCCGATGAAAGACCTCCCGCTCGTATTGCCGGAACTTACGGATTACAAACCGACGCCCGACGGCCAGCCGCCGCTCGCCCGAGCCACGGAATGGGTCAACACAACCGATCCCGTTACCGGCAAACCGGCTGTCCGCGAGACGAACACGATGCCGCAATGGGCCGGTTCCTGCTGGTATTTCCTGCGTTTCTGCGATCCGCAAAACGATAATGAGGCATGGTCGAAAGAAGCTGAGTCATACTGGATGCCCGTTGACCTTTACGTCGGCGGCGCGGAACACGCGGTGCTGCATCTCCTCTACTCGCGGTTTTGGCATAAGGTGCTCTACGACGCCGGGTACGTCTCGACGAGGGAGCCGTTCATCAAGCTCTTCAATCAGGGCATGATTCTGGCCTACTCGTATCAGGACGACAACGGCAAGTACTACTATCCGCACCAAATCGAGAAACGCGACGACGGCTATTTCGTCAAGGAAACCGGCGTGCCCGTCAAGGCCCAAGTCGAGAAGATGAGCAAGTCGCGGTACAACGTCGTAAATCCCGACACGGTCGTGCAGGAATACGGCGCGGACGCGATGCGCCTGTACGAAATGTTCATGGGACCGCTCGATCGCGAAAAGCCGTGGACCGACGAAGGCATCCAGGGCGTATTCCGCTTCCTCAAGCGCGTCTGGTCGCTGTTCGTTACCGAAGACGGATCGCTCCATCCGCGCATCGTCGAACAGGGCGGCGACCCGGCGATGATTCGCGTGTTGCACCATACGATCAAGGAAGTCACGCAGAACATCGAAAGCCTGCTGTTCAATACCGCCATCGCCCGCATGATGGAATTTGTCAACGCGGCATTGAAGGCGCCGTCCATTGACCGCGCAGTTATGGAAACGTTTGTGCTTGTCCTTTCCCCCTTCGCGCCGCACATGGCCGAGGAACTCTGGGAACGGTTCGGCCATGCAAACACGCTCGCCTACGAACCATGGCCGGTCCACGACGAGGCACTGCTCGTTGAGGACACCATCGAAGTGCCCATCCAAGTCAACGGCAAACTCCGCGCCGTCATTACCGTGCCCAAAGACGCGGACAAGGACGCGATCCTTGCCGCCGCGAAGGCCGACCCCAAAGTCGCCCAACACCTCGCCGGCAAGACCATCGTCAAGGAAGTCTTCGTCCCCGGCAAACTTGCAGGTTTCGTCGTGAAGTAG
- a CDS encoding type II toxin-antitoxin system HicB family antitoxin — MHTFTAIVERCLDTGLYVGHVPGFPGAHSQGETLDELRRNLEEVVAMLVEDGEPSLETKFAGLQTITVP; from the coding sequence ATGCACACATTCACGGCGATTGTCGAACGATGCCTCGACACGGGTCTGTACGTGGGACATGTGCCTGGTTTTCCGGGGGCACACAGCCAGGGCGAAACGCTGGACGAACTACGGCGCAATCTCGAAGAAGTCGTGGCAATGCTGGTCGAGGATGGCGAACCGAGTCTCGAGACCAAGTTTGCCGGTTTACAGACGATCACCGTACCGTAA